Proteins encoded in a region of the Isosphaeraceae bacterium EP7 genome:
- a CDS encoding DUF1501 domain-containing protein, which yields MHSHDEGSRLGASDWSRRGFLKAGGLGTLGLASAELMAAGARASGGTATRRAGSVIFISLVGGPSQLETFDPKPDAPSEIRGPFGSIATSVPGVRISEYLPGLARRMDRLTLVRSMTHAEAPIHETGHQLLNTGGLSRADADRPHFGAVASHRLETDGRSPRFVMIPGPIGHTGVSISHGQAGGMLDPKLGPYTTDATPGTVGYDARAIALRAGSLGRGDNPFNLDDERSSTRDAYGRTTLGQGCLLARRLVESGTRVVALNMFDTVFDKVTWDAHGRKPFSSLEDYRRTLLPTLDLAVSALVDDLQGRGLLDSTLIVATGEFGRTPRLNQWGGRDHWPAVWTALLAGGGLPGGQVIGASDAHAAEPYERPVAPVDLTATIYRVLGIDPALVLDTPGGTGLAIAPDARPLI from the coding sequence ATGCATTCGCATGATGAAGGATCCAGGCTCGGGGCATCGGACTGGTCGCGTCGCGGCTTCTTGAAGGCCGGAGGGCTGGGGACGCTCGGCCTGGCCTCGGCCGAGCTGATGGCGGCCGGCGCCAGGGCGTCGGGCGGCACCGCGACCCGTCGCGCAGGCTCGGTCATCTTCATCTCGCTGGTGGGCGGCCCGAGCCAGCTCGAGACCTTCGACCCCAAGCCCGACGCCCCATCCGAGATTCGAGGGCCGTTCGGGTCCATCGCCACGTCGGTCCCCGGCGTCCGGATTTCCGAATACTTGCCCGGCCTCGCCCGCAGGATGGATCGCCTGACCCTCGTGCGGTCGATGACCCACGCCGAGGCCCCGATCCACGAGACCGGCCACCAGCTCCTGAACACCGGCGGCCTCTCCCGCGCTGACGCCGACCGCCCTCACTTCGGCGCCGTCGCGTCGCACCGGCTGGAGACCGACGGCCGCTCCCCCCGCTTCGTCATGATCCCGGGGCCGATCGGCCACACCGGCGTCTCGATCTCGCACGGCCAGGCCGGCGGGATGCTCGACCCCAAGCTCGGGCCGTACACCACGGACGCCACGCCCGGCACGGTCGGTTACGACGCCCGCGCGATCGCCCTCAGGGCCGGCTCACTCGGTCGGGGTGACAATCCGTTCAACCTCGACGACGAGCGGAGCTCGACGCGCGACGCTTACGGGCGGACCACACTGGGCCAGGGCTGCTTGCTGGCCCGTCGCCTGGTCGAGTCGGGCACGCGAGTCGTGGCCCTGAACATGTTCGACACGGTTTTCGACAAGGTCACCTGGGACGCCCACGGGCGCAAGCCCTTCAGCAGCCTTGAGGATTACCGCCGGACGCTGCTCCCCACGCTCGACCTGGCCGTCTCGGCCCTGGTTGACGACCTGCAAGGGCGTGGGCTGCTCGACTCGACGCTCATCGTGGCGACCGGCGAGTTCGGGCGCACCCCGAGGCTCAACCAGTGGGGCGGCCGCGACCACTGGCCGGCCGTCTGGACCGCACTCCTCGCCGGCGGCGGCCTCCCCGGCGGCCAGGTCATCGGGGCCAGCGATGCCCACGCGGCCGAGCCTTACGAACGCCCCGTCGCCCCGGTCGACCTGACGGCGACCATCTACCGGGTTCTCGGGATCGACCCGGCCCTGGTCCTCGACACGCCCGGCGGCACCGGCCTGGCCATCGCCCCGGACGCCCGCCCCTTGATCTGA
- a CDS encoding MFS transporter yields the protein MNLATNLPDLDEGPARIRPAGFVRYQVLGMFSILAAITYLDRICMSQAAGPISAELGLDKRQMGWVFSAFTLGYLIFEVPTGWLGDRIGPRRVLTRVVLWWSAFTAVTGLVMGLKSLLLVRFCFGGGEAGAFPNIARALTRWFPTEQRGRAQGTIWTTARIGAAVSLPLTQWMLSLVGWKMTFVIYGLVGLVWAGVFRVWYRDEPADHPDISDEERNWIASWQKEQGTAEADPAGGASWRAILTNPSVLGLCGATACSAFAWYFFATWMPTYLKEARGMTPNSVANLSALPFLAGVLGCALGGWMSDSLVAMMGGTRYARRAVGFIGATMAGVCFLLSLQVKSPIPTVLLMALAGFFNDLPASSLWAAIMDLGERDAGRVAGVVNTASGIGAFLSPILFGELIQLGWGWGIPLTITGIVFLAGGLCWLFVDPSRAISRPGDGFEGIA from the coding sequence ATGAACTTAGCCACAAATCTGCCCGACCTGGACGAGGGTCCTGCGCGAATCCGGCCGGCGGGGTTCGTCCGTTATCAGGTGCTGGGGATGTTCTCGATCCTGGCGGCGATCACTTACCTCGATCGCATATGCATGTCTCAGGCCGCGGGCCCGATCAGCGCCGAGCTCGGCCTCGATAAGCGGCAGATGGGCTGGGTCTTCAGCGCCTTCACGCTGGGCTACCTGATCTTCGAGGTGCCGACGGGCTGGCTGGGCGACCGGATCGGCCCGCGGCGTGTGCTCACCCGCGTCGTTCTCTGGTGGAGCGCCTTCACCGCGGTGACCGGCCTGGTCATGGGCCTGAAATCGCTGCTCCTCGTCCGCTTCTGCTTCGGCGGCGGCGAGGCCGGGGCATTCCCGAATATCGCCCGGGCGCTCACGCGTTGGTTCCCGACCGAGCAGCGGGGCCGCGCCCAGGGGACGATCTGGACGACCGCGCGGATCGGCGCGGCGGTCTCGCTCCCCCTGACCCAGTGGATGCTCTCCCTGGTCGGCTGGAAGATGACGTTCGTCATTTACGGGCTGGTCGGGCTCGTCTGGGCCGGCGTGTTCCGGGTCTGGTATCGCGACGAGCCCGCAGACCATCCGGACATTTCGGACGAGGAGCGCAACTGGATCGCGTCATGGCAGAAGGAGCAAGGGACGGCGGAAGCCGATCCCGCCGGAGGGGCGTCGTGGCGGGCGATTCTGACGAATCCATCGGTCCTGGGACTCTGCGGGGCGACCGCTTGCTCGGCCTTCGCCTGGTATTTCTTCGCGACCTGGATGCCCACTTACCTCAAGGAAGCGCGAGGGATGACGCCCAACAGCGTGGCGAATCTTTCCGCGCTCCCCTTCCTGGCGGGCGTGTTGGGGTGCGCCCTCGGCGGCTGGATGAGCGACTCGCTCGTGGCGATGATGGGGGGGACACGCTATGCCAGGCGTGCGGTCGGCTTCATCGGCGCGACGATGGCGGGGGTCTGCTTCCTGCTCAGCTTGCAGGTCAAGTCGCCCATCCCCACGGTCCTGCTGATGGCCCTGGCCGGGTTCTTCAATGACCTGCCCGCAAGCTCGCTCTGGGCGGCGATCATGGACCTGGGCGAGCGCGACGCCGGCCGGGTGGCCGGGGTCGTCAACACCGCCAGCGGGATCGGCGCGTTCCTCTCGCCGATCCTCTTCGGCGAATTGATCCAGCTCGGATGGGGATGGGGCATCCCGCTGACCATCACGGGGATCGTGTTCCTCGCGGGCGGCCTTTGCTGGCTGTTCGTCGACCCGTCGCGGGCGATCTCACGCCCGGGAGACGGGTTCGAAGGGATCGCCTGA
- the pdxA gene encoding 4-hydroxythreonine-4-phosphate dehydrogenase PdxA codes for MKTMVRPESRDHAPGSMRDDRPLVALTMGDVAGVGPEIIAKAWFKGPLRTIARPIVIGSASVLRRALKTVGGDARVQVIRDPEEATPTAALIPCIEATREDLELVRPGKVDARAGAAARDFLIAAADLALAGKLDALTTLPLNKESLHAAGVKHPGHTEILAERCNVPNHAMMLYIGPPAGGEAGLGVVHATLHVPLRRVFELLTIDAVEEKILLANKVFAPLIQGRAPRVAVAGLNPHAGENGLFGDEEARIIGPAIERARRMGLDVTGPVAADTLFARALAGEFDAVVAMYHDQGHVALKTVGFQHAVNVTLGLPIIRTSVAHGTAFDIAWTGQADISSLIEAVRVAARLSEGRHEAATHR; via the coding sequence ATGAAGACGATGGTCCGGCCTGAATCCAGAGATCACGCCCCGGGCTCGATGCGCGACGACCGGCCGCTTGTGGCCCTGACGATGGGCGATGTCGCCGGGGTCGGCCCCGAGATCATCGCCAAGGCCTGGTTCAAGGGCCCTTTGCGCACGATCGCGCGGCCCATCGTTATTGGCAGTGCCTCGGTGCTGCGCCGGGCCCTGAAGACGGTCGGCGGCGATGCCCGGGTTCAGGTGATTCGCGACCCCGAAGAGGCAACCCCGACCGCCGCTCTCATCCCCTGCATCGAGGCCACGCGCGAGGACCTGGAACTGGTCCGGCCCGGCAAGGTTGATGCCCGAGCCGGGGCCGCGGCTCGCGACTTCCTCATCGCTGCGGCCGACCTGGCCCTCGCCGGCAAGCTCGATGCGCTGACGACCCTGCCGCTGAACAAGGAGTCGCTGCACGCCGCGGGCGTGAAGCACCCCGGCCACACCGAGATCCTGGCCGAACGCTGCAACGTGCCCAATCACGCGATGATGCTCTACATCGGCCCGCCCGCGGGCGGCGAGGCCGGGCTCGGCGTGGTCCACGCCACCTTGCACGTCCCCTTACGCCGGGTCTTCGAGCTGCTGACGATCGATGCGGTGGAGGAGAAGATTCTCCTCGCGAACAAGGTCTTCGCCCCGCTCATCCAGGGCCGGGCCCCGCGCGTGGCCGTGGCCGGCCTGAACCCTCATGCCGGCGAGAACGGCCTGTTCGGCGACGAGGAGGCCCGGATCATCGGGCCCGCCATCGAGCGTGCTCGTCGCATGGGACTGGACGTCACAGGACCCGTCGCCGCCGATACCCTCTTCGCCCGCGCCCTGGCCGGCGAGTTCGATGCCGTGGTCGCCATGTATCACGACCAAGGGCACGTCGCCTTGAAGACGGTCGGCTTCCAGCATGCGGTCAACGTGACGCTCGGGCTGCCGATCATCCGGACCAGCGTGGCCCATGGCACCGCCTTCGACATTGCCTGGACCGGCCAGGCCGATATTTCCAGCCTGATCGAGGCGGTGCGCGTCGCCGCACGCCTCTCCGAAGGCCGACACGAGGCAGCGACCCACCGATGA
- a CDS encoding histidine phosphatase family protein — MTTVVYLIRHGATAVNREIPNRLQGKGIDLPLDPIGREQAARAAEALASHPLRAVYASPMLRALETASIVAVPHGLAPIPVEDIIEADVGRWEGLTWAEASAQDPEQHDQFHANPGTVPYPGGESFQDVQRRSVPALAALAASHAGERIAVIAHNVVNRAVLASLLGLPIDLARALRQSNCGINVLHYHRAGRVELFAMNACLHLEGLEPGP; from the coding sequence ATGACCACTGTCGTCTACCTCATCCGTCACGGTGCCACCGCAGTCAACCGAGAGATTCCCAACCGACTCCAGGGCAAGGGGATCGACCTGCCGCTCGACCCCATCGGCCGCGAGCAGGCCGCCCGAGCCGCCGAGGCCCTGGCCAGCCATCCCCTTCGGGCGGTCTACGCCAGTCCGATGCTCCGCGCACTGGAAACGGCGTCGATTGTGGCCGTGCCGCACGGCCTGGCTCCCATCCCGGTGGAAGACATCATCGAGGCCGATGTCGGCCGCTGGGAGGGCCTGACCTGGGCCGAGGCCAGTGCCCAGGACCCCGAGCAGCACGACCAGTTTCACGCCAATCCCGGCACCGTCCCCTATCCCGGTGGCGAATCCTTCCAGGACGTCCAACGTCGATCGGTCCCCGCCCTCGCCGCCCTGGCCGCCAGCCATGCCGGAGAGCGAATCGCCGTGATCGCGCACAACGTGGTCAACAGGGCGGTCCTGGCGTCGCTGCTCGGCCTGCCCATCGACCTGGCCCGGGCCCTGCGCCAGTCCAATTGCGGTATCAACGTCCTGCACTACCACCGGGCCGGGCGCGTCGAGCTCTTCGCGATGAACGCCTGCCTGCACCTGGAAGGCCTCGAACCGGGCCCCTGA
- a CDS encoding carbohydrate kinase family protein, whose protein sequence is MSEVHVYGPAYLDRVLRIDRPLHTAGQQPVDRSADGSLEPGPGLALLDDAGTLLRIDLPQDWPGPFGVVRVRGITLDRQTAGNGPIPSIGWHDDLGGMGAGYASALCGTLVCALGPETDSLSGDVLRMLKISGIDARPIQISGKEADWTLLISSGPHGDKLAAGFRGCHAALKPGDLWIDDDRPPRLTVVAGLPNPLSSFVLRDANAPTIRVFAPAMRNMVDRACPLADFAGSIDILACNRLEWESLAESGSLPGLIPVVIVTDGPEGAQAIVRAESGEVESIRLPAFPRTHPPRDTNRAGEAFASSFVRKLLAEGWTPGPVPLNLLRGAMLRASAAAALVLDRERFGFPDTFEVERAVALGRVD, encoded by the coding sequence ATGTCCGAAGTCCACGTCTACGGCCCCGCCTACCTCGATCGCGTCCTGCGCATCGACCGGCCGTTGCATACCGCAGGGCAACAACCCGTCGACCGGAGTGCCGACGGCAGCCTGGAACCCGGCCCCGGCCTGGCCCTGCTCGACGACGCCGGGACGCTCCTCCGCATCGATCTGCCCCAGGACTGGCCGGGCCCCTTCGGCGTCGTCCGGGTCCGGGGCATCACCCTGGATCGCCAAACGGCCGGGAATGGCCCGATCCCGTCGATCGGCTGGCATGACGACCTGGGCGGGATGGGTGCCGGATACGCCAGCGCGCTCTGCGGCACCTTGGTCTGCGCCCTGGGGCCTGAGACCGACTCGCTCAGCGGCGACGTCCTGCGGATGCTGAAAATCTCCGGGATCGACGCGCGACCAATCCAGATCTCGGGCAAAGAAGCCGACTGGACCCTGCTCATCTCCAGCGGGCCGCACGGCGACAAGCTGGCGGCGGGTTTTCGCGGCTGTCACGCGGCCTTAAAACCGGGCGATTTGTGGATCGACGACGACAGGCCGCCCCGACTCACGGTGGTCGCGGGTTTGCCCAACCCGCTCTCTTCGTTCGTGTTGCGAGACGCAAACGCGCCCACGATTCGCGTCTTCGCGCCCGCGATGAGGAACATGGTCGACCGGGCTTGCCCACTGGCCGACTTCGCGGGATCGATCGATATCCTCGCGTGCAACCGGCTGGAGTGGGAATCCCTGGCGGAATCGGGTTCGCTGCCGGGCCTGATCCCTGTTGTGATCGTCACCGACGGCCCGGAGGGAGCCCAGGCAATCGTCCGGGCGGAATCGGGCGAGGTCGAGTCGATCCGCTTGCCGGCGTTCCCCAGGACTCATCCGCCGAGGGACACCAACCGGGCTGGCGAGGCATTCGCGTCGTCGTTTGTTCGGAAGTTGCTCGCCGAGGGCTGGACTCCGGGGCCAGTCCCGCTCAATTTGCTCCGCGGCGCCATGCTCAGGGCCTCGGCCGCGGCGGCTTTGGTCCTGGATCGCGAACGATTCGGCTTCCCGGACACTTTCGAGGTCGAGCGTGCGGTCGCGCTCGGCAGGGTTGACTGA